From the Halomonas meridiana genome, one window contains:
- a CDS encoding Na+/H+ antiporter family protein produces the protein MNAVILAVLVMVALSLLRVSVVFALVVGALVGGLVGGLSLDDTLSAFNEGVGGGAQVALAYATLGAFAVAISRSGLPDMLANRLITLLGKEATAAHQARVKMLLLVAVLLVAISSQNAIPVHIAFIPVLIPPLLAVMNRLQLDRRAVACALTFGLTAPYMLLPVGFGAIFLNDILLANLNSAGEPLGLEISRGMVPLAMAIPVGGMAIGLLVALLFSYRGQRSYATKDVAAPNGQAHTPVEPHLLGLVMSGVAIVAALGLQLYTGSMIVGGLVGIGLLSLGGIFKWREADDLFTSGMRMMALIGFIMISAAGFAEVMKATGDIESLVAGAFDLFGDNRGLAALVMLLVGLFITLGIGSSFSTIPIIAAIFVPLAVQFGFSPMATVVLVGTAAALGDAGSPASDSTLGPTSGLNVDGQHDHMWDSVVPTFLHYNLPLIAFGWLAAMSL, from the coding sequence ATGAATGCAGTAATTCTTGCAGTGCTCGTCATGGTGGCACTGTCACTTCTTCGCGTGTCCGTCGTTTTCGCACTGGTGGTCGGTGCGTTGGTAGGGGGGCTAGTCGGAGGCCTTTCCTTAGACGATACGCTCAGCGCGTTCAACGAGGGCGTCGGTGGGGGCGCGCAGGTGGCGCTGGCGTACGCAACGTTAGGCGCTTTTGCTGTGGCCATTTCTCGTTCTGGGTTGCCGGACATGCTGGCGAACCGATTGATCACTCTGTTGGGTAAAGAAGCGACCGCCGCCCACCAAGCACGGGTGAAGATGCTGCTGCTGGTGGCCGTACTGCTGGTCGCGATCTCCTCACAAAATGCCATTCCAGTCCATATTGCGTTCATTCCCGTGCTGATTCCACCGCTGCTGGCGGTGATGAATCGTCTGCAACTCGACCGCCGCGCCGTGGCTTGCGCTCTGACCTTTGGTCTTACTGCGCCCTATATGCTGCTGCCGGTAGGATTCGGGGCGATCTTCTTGAACGATATTCTGTTAGCCAATCTCAACAGTGCCGGAGAGCCGCTAGGACTGGAGATCTCTCGTGGCATGGTGCCCCTGGCCATGGCCATTCCGGTGGGCGGCATGGCCATCGGCCTTTTGGTCGCCCTGCTGTTTAGCTACCGCGGCCAGCGCAGCTACGCAACTAAGGACGTGGCCGCGCCCAATGGCCAGGCGCACACACCTGTCGAACCGCACCTCTTAGGGTTGGTCATGTCAGGCGTGGCGATCGTGGCCGCGCTGGGCCTTCAACTCTACACCGGCTCGATGATCGTTGGCGGTTTGGTGGGTATCGGCTTGCTGTCGCTGGGTGGCATTTTCAAATGGCGCGAGGCCGATGATTTGTTCACCAGCGGCATGCGTATGATGGCCTTGATTGGCTTTATCATGATTTCGGCGGCAGGCTTTGCGGAAGTCATGAAAGCCACCGGTGATATCGAATCGCTGGTCGCAGGTGCTTTCGATCTGTTTGGCGATAATCGTGGCTTGGCCGCTTTGGTGATGCTGTTGGTTGGCCTGTTCATTACCCTGGGCATTGGCTCTTCGTTCTCTACCATTCCCATTATTGCGGCGATTTTCGTACCGCTGGCCGTGCAGTTTGGGTTCTCTCCCATGGCGACCGTGGTACTGGTGGGCACCGCTGCCGCATTGGGGGATGCTGGCTCGCCGGCGTCGGATTCCACCTTGGGGCCAACGTCAGGTTTGAACGTAGACGGTCAGCATGACCATATGTGGGATAGCGTGGTGCCCACGTTCCTACACTATAACCTTCCGTTGATTGCATTTGGCTGGCTGGCGGCCATGTCGCTTTAA